Within the Medicago truncatula cultivar Jemalong A17 chromosome 4, MtrunA17r5.0-ANR, whole genome shotgun sequence genome, the region TGCAAGTATTATGTCTCTACCACTTCTGTTTTATTGATGTTCAGTAAGAATGGGTTGAGTGTGGTTTCTTGTAAAACTATAGCGTATATATTGCTACCAATATTACCAATAGCGAATACTAAACAGAACAACTATTTACAGCTATCAATCTCAAAATAACCATCATATAGAAATATGTAACAGGGAATGAAATACAGCAATGACAGATTCATTCAAAACAAGGTATTTATTGTCACCTTAGATCACTCAATTCTAGTGTCAGATCACTTATTTCCATCCCTGAAAGCCTCATAGCAGCCATGGTGCTAGGAAGTTCCTCACGAGCTGTATCGGCTAGCTTTGAAAATGATATTGCAGCATTTCTCATTGCCTAAGGAAGATATGTAAAAGTAAGTAGATACTATATATGAATATCTATAGTCTGTTTAGGTTTAGCAATTAACCTAATAAGATAAATATGAGGATGACATAAAGTATGTCAAGACCTGAAAACATAATGctaaatgaagaagaaaaaaaaaattgttttttaaaatgccTAACCAATAATTgctaaatgaagagaaaaaaaattgttgttttttaaaatgccCAACCAATAATTTTATGATGctgttaaagaaaataaatgggTATAGCCTTATAGGAATAGCCAAGTTCAAATTCGTATAGAATCAAAcagaagatgatgaatattaCACACACAAATTACAAATATAGAAAAGATCAATTTAAACCGCATACAGGATATTTGACACTACTCATGCTGAAAGATTATTCAACTGTGATATATGTCTCAAAAAGAGGATGTtataaatcatcaaattgaAAATGACTGAGCAGTCTGAGCCTAGCACTCTTCTCTAAATTTTAGACATCTCACGTGCAGATTCAAATCCCTTTCTTAGTGTTTAACTCACTCGTCACATAACACCTCTTAGGCAAAGTTATTTAAAATCCAATACTCCCtccaagaaaaaatattttgtttggacAGATGTGCTAAATAGGATGAAGACAAAGGGGCATAAGGGTGGTTTGGTAGTTGGGATGGGGGAGTTAAGGAGTGGAGTGATAAGGAGGTTGACAGTTCAATCTCCACCCCCAAcataaaactaatattttcagtttcaaaaaataaaattaaataggatTGAAGACAAAACCTTGCATTCCTTTATATCAAAACGCATATTCAACTTTTGGCAGTTTATTTTCAGGATTTATAGATCAGTGCAGATATTACAAATGataaaagaggaagagaaaagtCAGATAAAAGATAAGTAGGATCTTAATTCAAAGTTTAAAGCACGAAATTGCAATACGTCACAAACCTATAAAGTCTGAAAAGGAAGGAAAGCAAATGCAACGTACTAAAATCATATCAGTCatattaatatatatgcaaACATCTAAATGTACGCATTGTGATAGAAAACTTACAAATAGGGCGGGAACGGCAGCAAAAACCAGGCCAGTGAATGCCACTGAAGTCTGCAGAGACAATAATCAAAGTTTCTTATTAGCTACAAACacatttcattcaattcaaatagAAAGATAAATTCAAGGAAATTTTGTAAAAGATAGCAATTCACTAAGATTTTAAACATAACTcttcaattagttttttttatactagCAAATAGTAGTAATTAGTTGTTACTTTAGTCTTTCATGTGATGCTTACATTGATGATTTCTTATTTAAGAAGATTTACAATAATGATAGCCACCTATAcactaaggctctgtttggtaagacATGTTTTTtatcttatagcttatagctcaTGTCTTATAAGctcatttgactaaaaaaaaactctatttgGTAACGTCACGTTCTCACGAACTTATAGCTTTTTACTAGCTTATAGCAGTTTTTttaagctaattcaagtagcttaaAGCTGAAAGCTTATGGCTTATCATTATTGATCTCAATTTTATCCATgaaatcttaattgaaaaacaattaaatattaattaaatatatcatttttatgtgatttcattcatatttataaccgctaattttaccaaacactacaaattcaattAGCTAGCTTATCCACTATGAGCTCATCAGCTATTCACTATTTTGTACCAAACAGAGCCCAAGTAAAAAAGAGTATTAGaattagggtgtgtttggataaGCTCAAACAGGTTAGTTAAGCGCTAATTGAATAAGTGCTTATTATCCAAGTTGTTACTTTATTAGCTATATCTATAAATTTtaatgaagaaagaaagaataaagGTAAAATAGGAGtttattgaattaattaaatcaCATGTAGTATACTAAGCAAATTGACATTAGAAATTTGAATGTTGAAttcataatttgaaatttaatcaACAAACAATGTTCCTAAAAACAAAAGATTTGTGATACATACCGTGCAGGCAATGAATGCGAGAAGAAAGAAAGCTTGGTCACTGAAGTTAAGCTTAGGAGAATTGAAGGAAGAAACTTGAGGATTTGCGACTTGAGTGTGAAAAACATCATCATTTTGAAGAAAAGGTTCGTCTGAAAGGTTGTTGGATCCATTAGAGGAAGAGGAACAAGATGAAATGAATTGGGGTGATTTGAATTTAGAAGAGATGAAGAGAAAATGGCGTTGTTGTTTGTGAAGAAGATTGAAAGATTtagttgtagttgttgttgaagtGTGTGGGAAAGCAGCACGTAATGAAGAAGTGAGTAAGGAATTCATGGTGAATTAGGTTTTAGAACAGAGTGAGTTGTTCCGATTTAACTCGTTTCAGCTGAGAAAACGAGTTACATATTTGAGCGACACGTTTCTAAGTTCTAATTGTGACTCACTGTTTTCTCTTCTGCACTTCGTAATCTCCTCCAACTCTATCTCATTCATTCATaccaataaatcaaataatctttttttaagggatttatgacattatttttatcaGCCATTGAATTTAACTATTATAAATGTATGGtgaaatataatattctctgaaaaataattttgttattgcattataatttttatatgaaCCCCGAACacaccaaaaataataataaatttaaagttttgtacgatattttgccaaacaactttaaagttaaaaataactttataactaaaaaaaataaagaaatcaaaTAGCTTTAACTTCTTTCTTAAAGatctttattttaactttgttttaaagctTTTAGACCATAAAAAACATAGTCAAACGGTACCTAACACAAACCTCAATAAGCTCGTAAAAATAAGATATCCACTTGTTTGTGAGAAAGTGAACCATTACCAAGCTAGTCTTTTTTAGCCAAATGAGCTTATATGACATAAGCTATAAACTCAAAAACATgtcttaccaaacagaccctacgTTTCTACTCCCCATAAtccatttccaattttttttaaaggtaatcCATTTccaaatattttgttttcatttactATTCATGTTCTGTAATAGTTCTAAGCTTTCTTTCcttgattttgttttctttctgcACAATCCAACATCAGTGTACTTGTAATTCATACACCGGTCTACAACTCTACATTACTAAGGATGTGGCTTTACTCttttgtttcaatttcatttGGATGTCAATGTTGATTTTCATTGTCGTATAAATACAGATAATAATATTAACTGTGTATCTATACTGCACACATTATTTCGATCTATATTACCGAATATTGTTCTGTTGTTATCTTTACTCATTGGCATAAAATTCAAATGTCATCCCACTGGTCTACAATTGTAGGCAGTACATTTAACATTCAATACAAGTCCAATGATTCAAGGATCCTGCGAGCCTGGATTTGGAGTGCAGTTAGTCTCTGTTCTGGATCCAGCGTCGAGCCAAATTGACTGGCTGCCCATATCAAGGAGGCTGATGTCTCCCCTAGGAGCCGCCTTGTGTCTTCGTGTATAGATGCCAAAGGAGGTGAATCTCTTCCATTGACATGTCCAATGAGCAATTGCAAAAACTCTCCACATTTTAACCTGAGAAATAAAATATCCTTTATTATCAAGTTATTTCAAAACAGCTGAGAAAATTGCTGGCATCATGAGTATTGAAGATATAGAAAGAATCAAGAATTCCAAATAAAAATGTCATCTGTCATTGATGCCAAATCAGAGGTCTATTTGTCCTATCTTTTTCATTGCCTACTTGAGGAATGCTATGGACAACATTTTTAAAACTCTCTCAAATACTCTCTCAACCATTGGTCCACATCATCAATCTTTTAAAACCAAATACAGGCTGACCGGCTCTACCAGTTTCATATATTGACAACTTTTAGTTCAGACttcaaccaaaaacaaaaaaaattgtgaccGCTGTGCCTTGGTTCTTCCGCAAAAAAATCTCGTGAGTGGCGTGAGAGCTCAAACACAACTACCACATCGACGAACTCTGTCATCGTTCTTACAGTGCTTTGACATTTTGACATCAAGGCAAATCAAATTTTGTGAATCTGCTGTCACTAAAGTTTTAATATTGTCTGAAACATGACAAAGTAAAGCTACAGAACAACTTCACTAACACCACTACACCTATCCATCTACGcatgattattatttattttttaactaggTTTATTAACACCTacttaaaacaaagaaaaaaattaatctttaagCGAAGATTGGAGCATCCAACTAATTCGATTGGAAATGAAGTGAATAGTGAACAAAGGTAATTGATTTAACTGAAATTGATGATTGGAGTGATGGATTGCAGCAACAATTTGCAGAGGTGGTGATGGTTTTGGTGGACGCAGCGACAATAGTGGTGACACATGTGTTTCGACGGCGACGATTCGTTGTTTCGAAGATGACGGTGCTGGTTTTGAATGAATGTGGATTAATGGCTGAGCTCTTTTGCCTCGTCAAGGAGAATTGATGGTCGCTGATGGTGATAGTTAGTTTAGGAAGAAGACCCTTCGAATTCCATTGGGGATGATGACAaagtgaattaaaaaaaaaatacagtgcACTCAAAGAATCGGTAgccaaaaaaatagtttaaaatattGATGACATGGCCCAATCCAAGAGAGTGTGGTTGTGGGAGAGTGTTTGAGCGCCTGTCGCTAGCACTCCTCTTGCCTACTTTATAAAAGGAATTTTAGTGGGTTGAGATACATTGATTAATTAGTAAGTATTAAGTGTTTAATGGGCCTGCAGCGACAGCAAAATTAGTTTTACACTGTCATCCAATAAAAAACCATCAATCTACCATATCATACAACTAATTTCAAAATATCTCTGTGATTGGCGGAATACAAGATGCTCATTGGATATCAgtgtaaaacaattttacactGACAGTGCATATTATATTTTCTCGTTAGGaaatcatatcatttattgtaTTTATTCTATGTGGTAAAGTTTTCCCTAAGGTGGAACTATTTTACACTGACAGTGTAACAACTTTTCCCCTTTTTGCATGAAATTGTAACTGCTTAATCCTACTGTCTTTGAAAAGTCATCACTGAGATATTGTTTATGTTTCTGAAAGAAAACAAGTTAAATAATCAACTATCAATGCACACTAAATTATAAATTCTGATTAGAACAGGTCTCCACATGATATCTTGTACTACTGAGAAGGCAAGCAAATTCAATGTTACATGACTACAAAACATGACCAGCATGATGAGAGCAACAAAAGAGTGATAGACTACTTATCTAAAAAAGAGAGCTGAAGAACTGTCTGACCAGTATATGAGCATTAAAATGAATGAGACTGGCTGTAACAAGCAGTACCTGAGATTTTCATCCACTTGTTTGTCTCTTATAAGGTCAGCAACTTCCATAATACCATTACATTTCTCAAAATCCTGATAAtatcaaaaagaaagaaattacaAAAAGTAAACTAAGAGTGATGGTTCTTCGGCAGCAAAAATATACAATCTCTGAGCTAAGCCATGACACTTAGAAATCTAAAGtttcttaaaacattttaagaaaaaaaagaagcaaactAGTATTCAGCAAATCTTCCTTACTAAACCGCAAATAATGAAGAAATGATAACCTCAACTTATAAAGCATAAATAGatgataaaacaaaatatatgttaaaacTAGAACGATAGAATAATGAAACACGTTTGTAAATGATGTAAGGGCAAGAGTTAGGTACCATTTGATTGGGTGATGAATCCACCATCAATGAGATCAGAGCATCCAAGCATGCACTTTGCTCAAGAACTCCACGGGTGGATAATATATTCAACAAAACCTGAAAGGTAgtaacaaattttcataaacaagTTGGTATATGTTTACTAGGTTTAAGTTTAGAAACTTTGGTATGCGGGAGGGGGATCACCTTATACATGTTCCTACTTAAGATGTTACTTGTTCTATATGATTGGAGTGCCATGCTCATATTTAAAGgtaaatttctttattttctgtttaatTTGATATGAGAAACAGTACTTTCTATGGCTTATTTTGCGTTTGACTTCCGCTAATGGTATTAAGGGGTCTCATTGCTGAATGTGTGAAGAGATTGGAGGGTTGTTTCATATAAAAAGGAGGGTTAAGATATAAGCATTACAATGTCTTCCATAGTGTATAAGTGTGTGTTTTCCCATGAAGTTGTGAAATAAACCAAACTTTATCACCGCAATCAGCTTTCAGTCACATAGAGGCCCATAATAGAACCAGAGGCTTGAGAAACAGAGAGCTATTATAAATTCACAATAAGTAACAATACTATATGCAGACTGCAGGAAAAAAATTCCTTGCAACCCCAAAAGCAACATAGAGTATATTAAACATGGTGAAATTACAGAAATTTTCCATATGGAAAAATGCATCCAAATATGACATAGACACGAACATGACACataaacaatgataataatttgagaaaacagaagtgattgaatgtaaccacTAGTCTAGGTGTGATTACTCATTTCGGTGTTGGACACTGGTCAGGTCTTTAATCTAAAGTATCAATGGTACATAGAAATCTGATATGAGGGAGTGTGAGTACAAAGctagtaaataaaatagtagAAAAATGAAGCTGACCTGAACAGCATTGTGTTGATGGGCAAGAGTAGTACTATGAGGATGAAGCAAACAACATCCTTCCAAAACTCTAAGAGCAAGTGCAATTTCATCATCTGTGGATGGACTTGTTAACTTCATAGGTTCCACACCAAATATATGACTCATATCTCCTACCCTACTGTAATTGTAATCATTCCCAGTCTCCTTTAGAGAGTGCTGAAAGAGAACCGGAAGCACTGTAATGAAAGCAACACAACCataaaacaatcaaaacaaACCAAATGTGTGTCTGACACGACACCAACaccaacacatgtgattacattcaattatccATCCTATAGAGAGTCTGTCTACCTTACCTTGAAGATGGGGAATGGATTGGGTAAGGTTAAAGAGATAAATAGTGGAATCAGAATGAGCAATGGAATTAAGGAAATTGAGAATGGAACGAAGAGCACGGAGACGAAGAAATGAGAATTCAGCACGTGCATCCCTTAGACCAGTGGTGAGAGCGAGAGTGACTTCACGATATACCCTTTGTTGCTGAAGTGAATTGACAAGCTCAACCACCGAAGCATTTGgatctgatgatgatgatgatccaGTTGAATCTTGTTTCGTTGTTTCGATTCCTTCGCTCCACAATGGTTTcttcaaatacatgatttgtAAACGTGATGAGATCGAAATTAGTGATGATGAAAGTGGGTTGTTGCTTTGCTCCTTCTCCTCCTCTCCTGTGTGTGTGCGCTCAGGTCATTAATTTAACTTTGATCTGATCAGATACCAAATAAGTTGTTGGTTTTacaatttaattgtttaaatatcatttttagtttttaattaaaaaaaatgtacgaGAAAATAAGTACTATAATTTAATCCTCCTCCAAAACAATGTAATTTAATCTTCTCAATGAAAAAGAGTCCCCTATTCGAATGAATCTTAGAAGAACCCATGCCACTAAATTGAAACCACCTACTCCAGCCATTAGACCATTCACAATTTTAAGGTAGATAAAACTGATGTGGAGGAGTTTgtattttgatttgatatttacaatttttatttaatgataGAGAGAATCATGCAATTGGCCACTTCTaccataatataatataatttggtATTGATTGATGATAGATAAAATAGAAGAGGAAAGTGGTTTGTTGCATTCATGCTGCCGGCGTGCTCAGGTCATCGTCACTCAAACAAACATCGTTGCTTTCCACATTTTGACCTTAACTTTTCTTTGCCATCGGTGGCGGAGCCAAGAAATTTATGGAGCTCGGATGAAAAATTTATCGCAACTTCACATGTGACAATATATAAACagttataaatcaattttttttttttttaaaaaaaatttccacaaaaaaatcgaaataaaagaggtttatcattttgtcaacaaaagtacaatttaaaataggattattaattgaaattgaccatgtaatatacgtgaagtctgaaaattgacctTGTAAATTAAATCACATGTATTCTGACCATGTAATTCaggatttttattatttataacttgTAGTATACGagaagtccaaaaaagcaaccgagagattgaattttttcatgatttcttaGAGGCGAGTTATGcctttacacaaaaaaattataaattttcgacaagCGACAAactaattatgaatttttaaagtgtcaaaagctcaaaaaacaaaacaacggcaatctcgacctataaatcgaattttgagctcattatttgcagagacatctataaaaatacataaaaagaatatgtaaagtttcatagcatttcgaagtcgtttatttattttgatttttcaaccaaaacatgcaaaattgaaattttgttccgcgtaagTGTATAttcacaagtcaaatttagttcccaaattttgtaggcatgattataacatgataagaaccttcacaatgaaattttgtagtttttaaacgagatacaaattaattataagttagtttaagaaattcataattatgagggaataaaaattcataattaatttatccctggtcgaagaaatttaatttttgtttaaagctatattttaacatgctaaacatgtatgaaaaaaaatagtgaaaaaacatgtaggtcacattttttgactacacgtatattatagggtggtcaaaaataagaagaaattcaagttacaatgctagaatatatgttttatattttattgagtcatttttcagacataaagtatattacatggtcaatttgaacaattaatctgttaaaataagagagatgaatcCGGCactagtgtgctaaataaaatttcaaGACCTATTTGTGTGTAAAAATTTTCAGATtgtccaaatttttctttttgtaaatgtgTTAATGAACTTTTTGGTTGGGTCTAATGTGCAAAATTTATCGATTGAGCCTGGGCGACCGCCCGAGGTCGCGGGCGGTGAAACCGCCCCTGTTTGCCATCTCCGTCTTTTCCCCGCATGCACAAAATCCCCCAACAAGAAATTAGTTAGACATTTTTAgactttctcaaaaaaaatcacactttacTTTCTCTCGTATGTAAATGTGTTGGTGATATAATAATAAGATAGATAAAAGAGAAGATAAAGTGTTGAATAGATGTTAAGTTGCACAATTACAAATATCATTATCCAActcctcaaataaaaaaacattattacaaaaaaaaaaaagttgttccctataaatataccaattttttgttttaatttttctaaaattttccttcaatttttagtctctataaaattttcaatcactatttttggtctttatttttaagttgatttttgtatttttaaataaaatgtgtagaatattgtaaaaaagtttcccaaaaaaaagtagaattttttaacaaaacaaaaattaaatatgaatttttaatttttaaaaatataaaaattcatattaaattcatgttctgttaattcaaaaatataaattctacatatgaaaatataaaaattcatattaatattacaaatttttctctgcaaaatttcattcaaaaatataaattctacatatgagtttactttaaaggagaaACCAAAAGTacagatggaaaatttttaaggaactaaaaattaaagaaattttgtagaaggattaaaacaaaaaattaaaatatttatcgggaccaaaaccatatttaactctaaaaaaaaaaaaaaaaaaaaaatagggagtGATCAATTAAGTAGAGTAAAAAACATAGGACGTGTGTTGGTCCATGCCATTAAACTTAAAATACGTTGCGTGCCCCGAAccacaatatcgtattcacgaAAATGTTGAGGTTGAAAATTacgttattttttttgaaggaaggttgAAAATTACGCTGTCTGGTCAATAATCTGAAGTGTATTTCTAGAATAGAATCTGTGAAACTTGAATTTAAAGGGTGAATACGTAACTTCACTTTatccattcttcttcttccctcttttCCTTATCTTCTGCAATTCCATCCATTCCATCATTGCCATAGCCACAACCACTTTCTTTGTGTCTCTTCATAGACACAAAGACATTTAAcattcaataacaacaacataaaatgTCTCTATCTTTTGTTCGTATCTCTTGTTCCTCTCATTCATTTCCACACTCTTTCCCATCTCAATTACCAAATTCCCGCACTGCCCATTTTCTCTTATGTTCTTATAAACGCAGAAACGTGTACTGTTCATCTTCCATTCAGCGTGGTGTCTTCAAAGTATGTTCTTTTTCAACCTTTGGTGGAGGTGCTGAATTTGAAAGTATGAGTCAAAGAAGccatgatgaagaagaagatgatgaacaacAAATTAGGACTAGGGCtggtgatgaagatgaagtggaggatgatgatgaagaagaagggtGTGTTAGTTCTTTTGTTTTTCCTGAAAGATGGGATGTTTTAGGTCTTGGACAAGCTATGGTAATTTCACTTTTCATTTCTCATTCAATGTGCTTGGAAGTTGGCAATGATATTCATGATGTTTa harbors:
- the LOC11443683 gene encoding uncharacterized protein; translated protein: MNSLLTSSLRAAFPHTSTTTTTKSFNLLHKQQRHFLFISSKFKSPQFISSCSSSSNGSNNLSDEPFLQNDDVFHTQVANPQVSSFNSPKLNFSDQAFFLLAFIACTTSVAFTGLVFAAVPALFAMRNAAISFSKLADTAREELPSTMAAMRLSGMEISDLTLELSDLSQEITEGISKSAQALQAAETGIRHIGSVAQKQTISMIEERANLPEISLQPVVVGAARKTSRAVGRATKSLMNMISGRESTKENDDEETYI
- the LOC11446669 gene encoding uncharacterized protein, whose product is MYLKKPLWSEGIETTKQDSTGSSSSSDPNASVVELVNSLQQQRVYREVTLALTTGLRDARAEFSFLRLRALRSILNFLNSIAHSDSTIYLFNLTQSIPHLQVLPVLFQHSLKETGNDYNYSRVGDMSHIFGVEPMKLTSPSTDDEIALALRVLEGCCLLHPHSTTLAHQHNAVQVLLNILSTRGVLEQSACLDALISLMVDSSPNQMDFEKCNGIMEVADLIRDKQVDENLRLKCGEFLQLLIGHVNGRDSPPLASIHEDTRRLLGETSASLIWAASQFGSTLDPEQRLTALQIQARRILESLDLY